A window of Sebastes umbrosus isolate fSebUmb1 chromosome 3, fSebUmb1.pri, whole genome shotgun sequence contains these coding sequences:
- the ints12 gene encoding integrator complex subunit 12 yields MAGPVSLELDPIFLKGLSYLHSKSKDSAEKLKALLDESLSRGSDSSYRSLQKEIEVSKVTVSKLSLSKQDSKSSSSSSSSSSSSSSSSKSSSEKSKKEPEKRTIEKVRVELAEVDPPKKPRLEKQENRSSPITVQTSKDLLPNINDYDETNADDFAMEMGLACVVCRQMTVTMGNQLVECQECHNLYHQDCHKPQVTDKEVNDPRLVWYCARCTRQMKRMAQKPPQKPSPVSASSAPVVKDTLVKKTELKAKPDTASTFQAFKRAEVKASTTSANPTGGGSASAGSGLTGWAAFGAKTSPSLSASSKLGPSGPSGSHKTLTTPSSQKPAGLSGLAGAKSGLGSAKIPGSGNGNGSSQAPLKPPPPLTLGKQPLNRSSSGEIQGKGSTPSGAGSPGSSQASGGGNGGSNGGGNGNNGNGSKAATGDKAPTSQESQLIAMKRLQLVKKKAAQKKLKK; encoded by the exons ATGGCTGGACCTGTCAGTCTGGAGCTGGATCCCATCTTCTTAAAGGGACTCAGTTACCTGCACTCCAAGAGTAAAGACTCAGCTGAGAAACTCAAGGCTTTACTAGATGAGTCCCTTTCAAGAGGAAGTGACTCATCTTACCGTTCATTACAAAAA GAGATAGAGGTGTCCAAGGTGACTGTGTCAAAACTGAGCTTGAGTAAACAGGACTCCAAGTCCTCCTCAagttcctcttcctccagcagcagcagcagcagcagtagcaaatCCAGCTCGGAAAAGAGCAAGAAAGAGCCAGAGAAGAGAACTATTGAGAAG GTCAGGGTTGAGTTGGCTGAGGTGGACCCTCCGAAAAAGCCTCGTTTGGAGAAACAGGAGAATCGCTCTTCTCCAATTACCGTTCAGACGAGCAAAGACCTTCTGCCAAACATAAATGACTACGATGAGACCAATGCTGATGACTTTGCCATGGAAATGGGCCTGGCTTGTGTGGTTTGCAG ACAAATGACAGTGACCATGGGAAACCAGTTGGTTGAGTGCCAGGAGTGCCATAATCTGTACCACCAGGACTGTCACAAGCCCCAAGTGACAGACAAAGAAGTGAATGATCCACGGCTTGTGTGGTATTGTGCCCGCTGCACCAGGCAGATGAAACGtatg GCCCAGAAACCTCCGCAGAAGCCATCCCCGGTATCTGCATCATCAGCGCCTGTTGTAAAAGACACACTGGTGAAAAAGACGGAGCTTAAAGCCAAACCGGACACAGCCAGCACCTTCCAAGCCTTCAAAAGAGCAGAAGTGAAG GCATCCACAACATCAGCCAATCCCACCGGCGGCGGCTCCGCCTCCGCAGGCAGCGGTCTTACAGGCTGGGCTGCATTTGGCGCCAAGACGAGCCCGTCTCTTTCTGCCAGCTCCAAACTAGGTCCCTCGGGCCCAAGTGGGAGCCACAAGACGTTGACAACTCCCTCCAGCCAGAAACCTGCCGGGCTGTCTGGGCTAGCAGGAGCCAAGTCGGGACTTGGGAGTGCAAAGATACCTGGGAGCGGCAATGGGAACGGTTCTAGTCAGGCGCCTCTGAAACCTCCTCCACCCCTGACTCTGGGTAAGCAGCCACTGAACCGCTCATCGAGCGGTGAAATCCAAGGGAAAGGGTCCACTCCGTCAGGGGCCGGCTCCCCGGGCAGCTCCCAGGCAAGCGGAGGAGGGAACGGAGGCAGTAACGGAGGAGGTAACGGGAACAATGGGAATGGGTCAAAGGCCGCCACAGGGGACAAAGCACCAACGTCCCAGGAGTCCCAGCTTATCGCCATGAAACGGTTACAACTGGTGAAGAAGAAAGCGGCGCAGAAGAAGCTGAAGAAATGA
- the arhgef38 gene encoding rho guanine nucleotide exchange factor 38 isoform X1, translating into MDPNEAGGGEKEKEKEKDKTIKRRNRPVFLRYLERRKTDTIVVEDSAKGDFNLGTLVRRSQSDKTEYSAKLKEKMSPHNLPTILSPSLDPEEVRQRKMNRRAKVIQELVQTEKDYLTDLELCIREVVQPLRNLQVVDVDRLFTNTETVFEVSAALLHRLQEAIADPDPEAVVIGEIFIQVKAALEDVYKIYCYHHDDANMSLKSYEKDEEIKKHFTTCVLALKKIYDQEGKPNLLNMGSLLIKPVQRIMKYPLLLGELWHATPEDHPDCRPLQEAFTAAKIINVNINEFKRRKDIVMKYKRLEDEGTLRGKLNKFNIHSIRKKSDRFAGYLKILTGVEPQVRDEVFDREEKLFRSLEKAVRQLVKNVQFYLQHTQEMVSVAVQNIQDMEGMTKDDTNGSSHTNGNDPYKHFKDSMERLVLAPLSSLQGMFTAPQKLIQKRYDKLLDYCSRLERSSSFSSSSSSSTSSSSPSLVSVDPPGPARRDYEAINALLVEELQRFNMATYTILTNCVVYLVALLRGLMDQILLRAPSIQQLPAPLSNIAEVQNSIMDELNNLTFVKDNAQKLMERKVSFERQRDKKIAMPEVQHQTEEQRAWLLAEYPVSRLYQLKRKCNGCQEQDLSLLEGELVALLEDTDPLGSSSRWLVHTGGTQGYVYSTFLKQYNPLRDSQRAGQMAKEQQQQQPPAMADEDFDDISLFVSGSGSSSLRSFNLNTTDSGSTLSGLQGEPESPEDLEDTLDTEAQQFYAVYAFQARCDQELTLQEYQHVRILQFNDLGGNKDWWLAEANGQKGYVPANYLGRMSYA; encoded by the exons AGAAAATGTCCCCACACAACCTGCCCACAATCTTGTCTCCATCACTGGACCCAGAGGAGGTCCGTCAGAGGAAGATGAACCGCAGGGCAAAGGTCATCCAGGAGCTTGTGCAGACTGAAAAGGACTACCTCACAGACCTGGAGCTGTGCATCAGAGAAGTGGTCCAGCCTCTACGCAATCTGCAG GTTGTTGATGTCGACAGGTTGTTCACCAACACAGAGACAGTGTTTGAGGTATCTGCAGCACTCCTTCACAGACTGCAAGAGGCCATTGCTGACCCTGATCCGGAGGCAGTTGTCATAG GAGAAATATTCATCCAGGTGAAGGCAGCTTTAGAAGATGTATATAAGATTTACTGTTACCACCATGATGATGCCAACATGTCACTCAAATCCTACGAAAAAGAtgaagaaataaagaaacatttCACCACGTGTGTATTAGCTCTGAA GAAAATCTACGACCAAGA AGGAAAACCCAACTTGCTGAACATGGGCTCACTGCTCATCAAACCGGTCCAGAGGATCATGAAGTACCCGTTGCTGCTCGGGGAGCTGTGGCACGCCACGCCTGAAGACCACCCTGACTGTCGCCCACTGCAGGAGGCCTTCACTGCCGCCAAGATCATCAATGTTAACATCAATGAGTTCAAGAGACGCAAAGATATAG TGATGAAGTATAAGAGGTTGGAAGATGAAGGCACACTGAGGGGCAAACTAAACAAGTTCAACATCCACTCTATCCGGAAGAAAAGCGACAGGTTTGCCGGCTATCTCAAGATCCTCACTGGAGTTGAACCACAG GTGAGAGATGAAGTAtttgacagagaggagaagctGTTCAGGAGTCTGGAGAAGGCTGTGAGGCAGCTGGTCAAGAATGTTCAATTTTACCTGCAGCACACTCAG GAGATGGTGTCTGTAGCTGTTCAGAACATCCAGGACATGGAGGGCATGACCAAGGATGACACAAATGGCTCTTCGCACACTAATGGAAATGACCCCTATAAGCACTTT AAAGACAGCATGGAGCGCTTGGTCCTcgcccccctctcctccctgcaAGGCATGTTCACGGCCCCACAGAAGCTCATCCAGAAGCGATATGACAAATTGCTGGATTACTGCAGCCGCCTTGAGCGCTCTTCTTCCTTTTCATCTTCGTCCTCGTCTTCCACCTCTTCGTCCTCTCCCTCGCTGGTGTCAGTAGACCCGCCCGGTCCCGCCAGGAGGGACTATGAAGCTATCAATGCCTTGctggtggaggagctgcagaggtTCAACATGGCCACCTACACCATCCTGACCAACTGTGTGGTGTATCTAGTGGCCCTGCTCAGAGGGCTGATGGATCAAATACTACTACGTGCCCCCTCCATACAGCAGCTACCA GCTCCGTTGTCAAACATTGCTGAAGTGCAGAACAGCATCATGGATGAGCTGAACAATCTGACCTTTGTCAAGGACAACGCACAGAAGTTAATGGAGCGAAAAGTCAGCTTCGAGAGGCAACGAGACAAGAAAATAGCG ATGCCGGAGGTGCAGCATCAAACCGAGGAGCAGCGCGCCTGGCTGCTGGCAGAATACCCAGTGAGCCGTCTGTACCAGCTGAAGAGGAAGTGTAACGGCTGCCAGGAGCAGGACCTCAGCCTGCTGGAGGGGGAGCTGGTGGCCCTGCTGGAGGACACCGACCCACTAGGGAGCAGCAGCCGCTGGCTCGTTCACACTGGAG GTACACAGGGCTACGTCTACTCCACCTTCCTGAAGCAGTACAACCCTCTGAGGGACTCCCAGCGGGCCGGCCAGATGGccaaagagcagcagcagcagcagccgcctgCCATGGCGGACGAGGACTTTGACGACATCAGCCTGTTCGTGTCGggcagtggcagcagcagcctgcgCAGCTTCAACCTCAACACCACCGACAGCGGCTCAACCCTGTCTGGACTACAGGGGGAGCCAGAGAGCCCAGAAGACCTGGAGGACACACTGGACACTGAGGctcagcag TTCTATGCTGTGTACGCATTTCAAGCCCGCTGTGACCAGGAGCTGACCTTGCAGGAGTACCAGCATGTCCGCATCCTTCAGTTCAATGACCTGGGAGGCAATAAGGATTGGTGGTTAGCTGAGGCTAACGGACAGAAGGGATACGTCCCTGCCAACTACCTTGGCAGGATGTCCTATGCATAA